The Mytilus edulis chromosome 5, xbMytEdul2.2, whole genome shotgun sequence genomic interval CTGTTTCTTGGTCCCAGTCTCAAGACAGGGAACCAttctaaatacaaaatgtaaacaatgaaaaaaaagacGGAAACGGATGCGGACTTCATAATTGTTCTTAAAAAGCCTTATTTCACACATGCATAAACTTATAAAGCAAAAGACAAGCTGTTCATCAATATGCAAATTTAATTGTCGTTAATTAACTTGCTAGATTAAGATAGCCCGGAAGATCTTTTTGATATGAAACTTTGTTGACAAACAGTTTTCCGGAAAAGGGAACTTCCAGTTATCAGCTGTCAGTCATCAATGAAGTTATTGCTGCCCTCAAGACATTTACGAGATGCAACATAAATATTTCGGCTAATGCATTCCAACTAACGTAGGCAGTAAGTTTTCAggaactttaaaatattttatttggtatatacaatgtacatgatgtataattcataaatgttctctatttactattttactatttatataataataccaGATTGAGAGACATATGTGTATTTCTCTGATAAATTATACAAAAGTACATAGTGGAGATAACTTTTCTGACTTAATAgtaattcatataattttttgaTAATCATTCTTCAGGATTCAATATTATTTCCATGTAAATGCCAGATGATAACAAATTCTGAGGATTTGAACCGCCTCACCTGGGGTCCAACTATTCCCCTAATTGTCACCCCTCCTTTACTGTAAATGTATCTACTGGTAGATTCCTCTGTTATTCAGGACCCTTCAAATTCTACCGCCAATGGAATGTGTCCAccctgtttcgtatttgtatccatctgattagttaagcctttttcaactgatttttctagttttttatagcttcttatgttgtactgtaaaggagagggttgggatctcgctaacatatttaaccctgccacattcagcatgtatgtgccagtcccaagtcaggagcttgtaaatcagtggttgttgtatggttatgtgttacatatttgtttttctgtaactttttgtacataaattaggctgttagttttctctttgaaatgttttacattgttattttcgGGAGATTTACTTTTAGTCGAGTAGCAAGTATCAAGTTGCAAAAAGCGAGTATCAAGTTATGAAAGgtgagtatcgagttataaaaagtgagtagcgagtaacaaaaagcgagtatcgagttataaaaagtgaggaGCAAGAaacaaaaagtgagtagcgagttataaaaagcgagtatcgagttataaaagtgagtagcgagtaacattaaacaaatatcgagttataaaaagtgagtagcgagtaacaaaaagcgagtagcgagttataaaaagtgagtagcgagtaacaaaaagcgagtatcgagttataaaaagtgagtatcgagtAACAAAAGCTAccatttatatttttggtttttcAACGAATGATCATCTCATGGTTTGTTTCCCTTTTCATTACTTACTAATTCTGAAGGCTTTCAATACAATTTGATACCTTGCTATTTTATATGAATTCATTGCAAAGGATAGTcgttttactttatttataaattactctaaatcaggataaatgTTTTTATATCGTCATCTAACCTGATTATTTGTTTATAGTTTGCTTAGTATCGACCCgatgagttaaaacttaaaaGCTGTTCTCTTCAGAGTTTTACTTggttgttcttatgttgtgctgtaccGGTAATGCCACTGTCCTATGTTAGAGGAAAGGGACAGATCCTGCACATACTTTTAACCTCCctaaatatatatacagtttcCTAACTTACCTGTTCCAAGTAAGAAATCTATGATTTTTGTTGTCTCTTGTTACTGTaattcatatatacatgttttaacattGATGATTTCGTATTTAAATCTGGGTGTTGTTTAATCttatctgaattgttttacatgtgaaGTTGGGGGGTTGCAGCTTACTTTGCGGCACAAGccaatgctccatgttgaaggctgtactgtgacctataattgcttacattgaAGAGATTTTGTCATGGATGGagatatgtctcattggcaaccaaagAGGGgagcaaggggtttaactgttatgctgttatgggccAAATtgattctttgttatctgttattctgaaaatatatttgctgttagctgttattgtcttattcattgttagctgttattggactATTAGGgtttttgttatctgtttttctgataatatatttgctgttaactgttattgaaaattggaatgttagcattttttttttgacagcccATATTTGGTAGAAATTGAAGACTGTTgaacattggggtctaccactagtaATATTGTGGTCCTGTATTCGGTGAAGGATTTCATTAacacatatacccatcacagatcaacacataaacatattaatatcaGTGAGGTCAAAGGACAATTCCAGTATAATTCAtgatgattatcctttgtaataaaattcatcttttatgaacgtgtagcttgttgttcggtgtgaaccaaggctccgtgttgaaggctgttttttttttacctacaaTGATTTACCtctataaattgttacttggatggagagtctgTCTCATTGCACTcatataccacattttcctatatctatgtatttagaatcattttttttgtctggggataatgttccttgtttcccgtacgtACATATTAAATTCGAGCATTTCtttatatgacaaaaaggaaaatatatggcCAGGGATATCTCATGAGGATCTCAATTAAGAACTACATGTAGGTCCTTACTACCAAtattaatatgcattttttaacaaAACTAATACAGATATAGTGTATGTTTCCTGGATTATTGCTTAacgttttgataaatattcccaTAATTAGctaatttgtaaatttattcataaaaatacaaagtgTAATTATGAAAAATCTTTTACTCAAACACcaatatacaaattgaaattATAGCCTCAGTCCTCCCCGGAGTTATTATGTTTCGTTTTCCAATACAAAGCACTAGCATGTCAAGAAGAATACTAATTagacttgtattatttttaatttttgtttcttgtgtacaattaggAGTTGAGTATGGTGTTCATTAGCAATGAACTAGTTCAtgtagtatagatatttgtttatgcgccagctgaaagacgcctcctgGTCTGGGAATTTcgctctgcattgaagacctgtttgtgaccttctgctgttgtctgttctttggtcgggttgttgtctctttgacacattccccattttcattctcaattttaattcatCTCCAAACAAGCGTTATGGTATGGTTATAAAAGTATTCTTTCACTGTAATGGAACAagtaatgaaattcatcacctatATCATTACTAGAGCAAAAATTACAGTCATAGGTTTTGAATCCAAAAATTACTATTTAAAGTTCCAATTGAGGATAACATATTATAAACTTTGTCATAAGtttacaaattcaaaatttaatttgaaaagtaaaattctTTCCTTGTATCTATTTTCAGTTCCTTAATTGTAAAGAAAAGGTGTATTTTACAGATAGGTTTTcactattattttcattatttttttataataattggaAATTTCAAGCTGACGTACTATTTTAATAAAGATGTCTCTGTTTATAGTTTAATATAGACACATGATCATCTAGGGGTAAGGTAGTTGGCTGTGAGACAACGAAATGGGCATAAGCAAACTTAAACACACATGGGGGTCTTGCACAGTCGTACTGCATTTATAAGAATGATATGTATTTTAGTATATTACTTTAACATTAGTTCTTTCAAAATggcaaacaaaatatatcaatttaaattaatGAATTAAAATGAATATCCTTTGCAATGAACTATGATGCGCTGATATAAAAATGATAAGTACcttttgttactcgctactcactttttataactcgatactcactttttataactcgatactcgctttttgttactcactactcactttttataactcgatactcggtttttgttactcgctactcactttttataactcgctactcactttttgttACTCGCTCCTCACTGTTTataactcgctactcactttttataactcgctactcactttttgttactcgctactcactttttataactcgctactcactttttataactcactactcactttttgttactcgctactcgCTTTTTGTaactcgatactcactttttatagCTCGATACTCACTTTTTGTTACTCGATACTTGATACTCGACAAAAAGAAATCCTCTATTTTCGGGGCCTTCTACtactgactatacagtatgggctttgctcattgttgaaggccgtacagtcagacctatagttgttaatttctgtgtgatttGGTCAAGTGTGGAGtgttggtggagagttgtctcattggcaatcataccacatcttttttttatatagatctacattatattcatacatgtaatGGCTAAGGTTAGGTTAGAAAAATATCTGAATGATCacttttatgtatatttattcaaatgaaaaatgttttcatatttttttacaggATATAAGATGGTACATGTGGTATCCTTGACAGATATATTGTAAACCATGGAAATTGATGTTTGGCAACAAATTCCTGACCATATAATTGTCAATGTATTTGGTCATCTCAGTCTAAGTGAACGATACCATGCTTCTTTGGTATGTAAATCTTGGCAGCAATGTTTTCATTCACAGTATTTATGGCGGACATTTGAGTTTAATTTGAATAAAGACAATGCAGAATTTAGAAACTTTGCAGATTGTGTTGTCCAACATGGACATCATTTCCGTGATGTGTCAATTTACCTTTATCAGAAAGATGCTGAAAAGAGAAAATGTGCTGTTGAAATCATTAATTTACTTTGCAAAGTCAGACAgagtaaattaaataaatttgggATCTATTTTACTGGAGAGAATCCACTTTTCTATGCAGGATTAGAATTTGTTGAAGCTTTGAAAACCTTTTTTGGATATATCCCAGATGAACTGTCCCCTAAACATAGTCTTGTAGAAGTGAACCTAAGTGGATTACAGGCTGCTTTTGATGACAGTTTGATTGATGAACTTTCTAAAAACCATCCAAAAATTGAATCTCTCAATCTTTTTAATAGAATTCTTGTTTGCAAAGTAACACCGGATTGCATATTGCGTTTGGTCAAAAGATGTCAAAAGTTGCAAGATTTACGAGTATATCATACAAGTCTATCAGACGAAATCTTAGAAACCTTAGCAGAAGATGACAGGAGTCCAATACAATATCTTGCAATTGGCTGCAGAAGAGAATTGAAATATGAAAGTGATCTAACTTCAGATGCTTGGGCTAAACTAGGAGCAAAAATTCCAGAATTTAGAGTATCATTGCATTTTGACCATACAGTACCTCAAGTAAAAGTAGCAGATGTATTAAAACCAGAAATACCACTGAAGCAACTTAGATTGGAAACTTTTACAATTTTGATTGACGAAATCAAAACTGTTTCCAGGTTTTATTGTGACACACTGGAAGCCTTGATACTCCAAACACCAAATACATACGAGTTAGGTGTAGCTTTGCTAGATCTAGCACATACTTGTAAACAGTTGACCTGTTTGAAAGTATATTGTATTCTTGACAAAGAAGTTGTTCAGGGAATACATGCAGAGTTGCCACAACTGAGAGAAAAAGGAAATTATATATTGAAGAGTGAAATGGAACCAGAACCATGGATGATTCCAACTAGGAAGAGCCTACTCACTGTACAACAGGAATTTCCTTTCAAATGATCCCTACAAAAAAAGCCTATTGACTGTTTAACAGGAATTTCCTTTCAAATGGTCCCTACTAGAAAAGGCCTACTGACTGTACAACAGGAATTTCCTTTCAAGTGATCGATTCCTgtgcaaaagcaaatttaattTATGCCTTGatacaatatttattaatatattagCTTAACGTGCTTACAAGTTGCCTTATTTTTGTTGCTATTTGTGTACTGTTATGTTAAGAGCAAATTCTTTAATTTACATGTGTATTGTAATGTGTTCAtgccactatatatatatatgaagaattCAACAATAGTTAGTGTTTTGCAATTGTGAGGTTAATTTTTACCTTAAATAATGATTtaagatattatttttataaaaaattattttattactcgtgaattatatacatgtagtgtcAGGTACATGAACTAAGAatgtcagagacatatatacacatatgtatatatgtctcttgGAATGTTAAagggaatatttttataaatgttcaatGTACACATTATATTACCGTACATACATGGACATAATGCTTACATATTGTAGTTTCTGTTCAATTTTTATACGATCgcaaaatttttgcggtcatatattggtatcacgtcggcGGCGTTGTCGTCGATGTGGTCGGCGTCCGAAAaaacggatggtttccggataataactttagtataagtaaacagaaatcaataaaattttaacacaatgtttataaccacaaaaggaagcttgggattgattttgggggttatgggcCCTAaggattaggaattaggggcccaaagggcccaaaaatagcatttatctagtgtcagaacaataagttgtgtataagtatttcaattgttctgaaattgtaccacaatgtttaatactatAAGTTGAAGGTtgagatatattttaagggttatggggcaaacagtctaggaataaagggccaaaaaggggccaaaaacaagcatttttgtagtttcaagtcaataaattggagttatctttctttgtccagaattgtTGTTaaatcacctaaaaccaatgctttatataatcttctttgaaaattggagttatctttctttgtccagaatagaagttgaatcaacttaaatcaatgctatatacaatatgcaatgcaatattcactttgctaccaactgataaattaaagcaatctttaccattcagtgattacaagcactttgattaccattctagggttgtGCCCCtttacaagattttttttagtttctgttctcttaacttaagtttgtctcaactaaatttaatgaaatgtgtatataatgcttattacctctaaactcagtttaagttcaatttttggcagcttcacttttacagttcttgagttatgtccctttataatgttatatgctagcgggggcataatccttatggacacattccccatttatttttttagaagttactattaattgatattaattttaaccatgactatgacattttatattttaatattttatgatgtatttaaataaactcatcatagataccaggactaaatttagtatatacgccagacaggcgtttcgtctacaaaagactcatcagtgacgctcgaatccaaaaaagttataaaggccaaataaagtacggagttgaagagcattgaggaccaaaatttctaaaagttttgccaaatacagctaaggtaatctatgcctgaggtagaaaagccttagtatttaaaaaaactaaaaaatttgtaaatatttaatttataaatataaccatatcaatgacaattcatgtctttaaaaattgagatcatttttggaataagggaaagggggaagtgaaaaaaaaattggggtgggggtcaatttttttttctcatttcagaattcagaatttaaaaattctcttcaaatatttttttcctggagaggatttatattcaacagcatagtaaattgctcaaaagcaaaaaaaaatttttaagtttattagaccacattcgttctgtgttagaaacctatgctgggtcaactatttaatcacaatccaaattcagagctgtatccagcttggatgttgtgtccatacttgccccaaccgttcagggttcgacctctgcagtcgtataaaagctgcaccctgcggagcatctggtttttatagacttttattcAGATCATGTTTAcatataaacaagaggctctcaagagcctgaatcgctcacctgaatttttttggtttaatctcatatcaatgattattttggcttttcaatttatttaaatgttctttgaatcgtcctattttcttcaaaagcaaaaaaaaaaaatcattttctcctatgttctattttagccataggagctatgtttcttgacatacaaggaaatgaaatataaaatttatactagatactctgaaactctaaaactcatttagcctaagtttggctgaaattgatacagcagtttcaaaggagaagattttttaaagtaagtcaacatgatgaacaaattgtgaaaaagtctttaaagggcaataactccttaagaggtcaattgacaattttggtcaaattgacttatttgtagatcttactttgcttaacatttttgc includes:
- the LOC139523872 gene encoding F-box/LRR-repeat protein 8-like — encoded protein: MEIDVWQQIPDHIIVNVFGHLSLSERYHASLVCKSWQQCFHSQYLWRTFEFNLNKDNAEFRNFADCVVQHGHHFRDVSIYLYQKDAEKRKCAVEIINLLCKVRQSKLNKFGIYFTGENPLFYAGLEFVEALKTFFGYIPDELSPKHSLVEVNLSGLQAAFDDSLIDELSKNHPKIESLNLFNRILVCKVTPDCILRLVKRCQKLQDLRVYHTSLSDEILETLAEDDRSPIQYLAIGCRRELKYESDLTSDAWAKLGAKIPEFRVSLHFDHTVPQVKVADVLKPEIPLKQLRLETFTILIDEIKTVSRFYCDTLEALILQTPNTYELGVALLDLAHTCKQLTCLKVYCILDKEVVQGIHAELPQLREKGNYILKSEMEPEPWMIPTRKSLLTVQQEFPFK